Genomic segment of Lepus europaeus isolate LE1 chromosome 6, mLepTim1.pri, whole genome shotgun sequence:
cccacctgcggcgccagcacaccgggttctagtcccggttggggtgtcagattctgtcccggttgcccctcttccagtccagctctctgctgtgacctgggagagcagtggaggatggcccaagtgcttgagccctgcaccccatggaagaccaggataagtacctggctcctggcttcggatcagtgcagcgcactggccgcggcagccattggagggtgaaccaatggcaaaagaagacctttctctctgtctttctctctcactatccactctgcctgtcaaaaaaaaaaaaaaaaaaaaaaaaaaaaaaaaaaaaaaacttgtttctcAATTTCAGAACTTGAAATAGCAGAGATTAAAACAGTAAAGTTTCTAATATTTACAACTTGGAACAGCAAATATAATATTTTGATGTTGTTCATATTCACACTAAAAATTTGATCATATAAGAAAGTATATTAATAAATTCTCCTTggttttgaaaggtagaaatattACATTAAACTTCAACTTCTTTATAACTGCACTGCTGCAGATGGATTTGGTGTTAACCTGATCACTTTGACAGAAGTAGAGAGCATGTGTTCCACAGTGCCGATGCTGCCGTGAGTCCTGTAATGACAaaggcagctggctctgcagTTACGGTGGAGGCCTCTGTCCACTAGAAACTTACAGAAAGGAAGAGCAAGGCAGCTACGCCCAAAGCACACAGGAGAGTCGCTTCCTTAGACCCCTTGTAAAATGCTCCTAATTTtccagcaaagtttttttttttttaaagatttatttatttacttgaaagtcagagttacacagagagagaaggagaagcaaagagagagtgagagagagagagtcttccatctgctggttcactccccaattggctgcaacagctggagctgagccaatctgaagctaggagccaggagcttcttctgggtctcccacttgggtgcaggggcctgagcatctgggccctcttctactgctttcccaggccatagcagagttggatcggaagtggagcagctgggtctcaaacccgtgccgatatgggatgccggcgattcaggccagggtgttaacccgctgcggcgtcgcagcacaggccccacccaACAAACTGTTCTTAAGTAATTGATTCACAAGGCATGATCACAGGTTCAGTAGGAGAAACAAGAGTTAACCAGAGTGTCCCCAGCTCCACACCAAAGAGGGGGAGGACGATGTTGAACGTTAAACTTTCCGCCTGTCCTTTGCAgttctgtgtgtatgtctatTGTAAAGGTGAACTGAAACAGCACATGTGAAATACTTAGCCTTCTACCCAGCatataattatgaaaaataattaaatcttggTTATTAGCGGTAGTGGTGGGAGCATTTTCATTGTTCATGGTATCAAGTCAAATAAATGTGAAATCTAGTGGAAAGACTGTGAAAGCATGTAGCCCAACTAAACCTACTAGAGGCTGAAGAAACACTGGAATACATAGTTTCCTATGTCAAGTCACCCTTTCTCTGACTGTTTCTGCAGGAGACCGCTGTGGTCTGAGTGTATCCCCCAGAGGCTTATACTGAAGCTGCACCACGAATCTGATAGTTGTAGAATACGGGGCTTGGGGAGCTGACTAGGATGCGAGGGTGAAGTTCTggtgaatgggattagtgcctttGTAAAAGAGCCCACTCAAGCTTGTAGCAAGAAGGCACCATCTGGAAGCAGGACGCAGGTGCTTGCCGGATGCTGGGTCTGCAGGTGCCTTGCTATTGTCACCTGGTCCATGGTCCTTTGTTACAGCAATGCGGGTCTGCAAAGACAGGGTCTCGGATACTGTGGTTGGTCAGAAAGAGGCTTACCTAGGAAGTCACTCAACACACTGCCTATCTGATAGGAGGGTGTGGGAATTTTAATCCTGTAGCCCAACTAAAACTTGGCCACAGGCAACATTTTGAAAGACAATGGTCTACTCTGTGATGCAGTAGCAGAAATTGAAACTTTAGAAGAAAACGTGCTTTAGAAAGCAAGACCTATTTCAGAAAAGAATACCGGCTGTCAAAATGACAGCTAACAGCGGTGTCTGAGTCGCACTTCGTGAAGCCAGGGCAGTTCCTCATTTGTCCTTGTCCCAGACAGTCACTGGGCTGTCCCAAGCACCTCTTTCTTTCAGAAAATTTGACATCTAAGAGCAACTCCAATGCAGGTTTTTAAGCCTCTCTTTCCCACCTACCAAAGATCTGATCTGAGATTATAAATTACTACTCAGCTAATGATTTGCCCTCACAGAGAGCAGACTAAAGAAAGATGGTATTTTAATATCTCCCAATACGTGAAAGCCAAAAATAGAAACATACTTGAGTATTGGTTAAAAGATACCAATAAATTGCATCATCAGCTGTTACATCTTAAACTTCCCCAGGGACGTTTCTGTCTGGACTTCATACCATGGCAAACTCAAATCTAATTCTGCATTTTTCTCTTGAATGCccatctccttttccttctccatttttttctgttggcATATTCGTAACTATCCTCTGTGTTGTCTAAGCTAGCAACTTTATAAACATGCTTGATTCCTTTCTCCTGTGTCTGGAAATTCAGCTAACAATCAAGATCAAATAGTCTGAATTCCTAACATCTGTTTAGTCTAGATCCCACCTGTCATTCATCTCACTCAACAAATTCACTGAGTATTCAATTTATGTCAGATGTTGTGTTAAGGTTAACAAACAAAATCAGCCCTAGCCCTACTGAGTTTAAAATTCAGGGGAAGGAATAGGCACTACTCACTATCACACAAGCAGAATGGACAGCAACATCCAAGTGGCAACTGTAATAGAGGTATGGTGCATAGGGCCGATATTTGATTTGTTCAGGAAGACTTCCCTGAAAGATGACAACTGAACTAAAATCAGAAAACATATAAATGACCAATACGTACAGAAAAAAAGCTCTGGAAAGCCAAGAccgtggcaaaaaaatgacctaaatgaaagatctctgtgagtgagatcccagcagaaagaacgggccatcaaagaaggaggtgcctttctctgaagggaggagagaacttccactttgactatgaccttgtctaaataagattggagttggtgaactcaagaggcttccatggccttggcagctcatgacaagagccttgggtgattactgacatcataaataagagtgtcaattgttaaatcaacaacggggggtcactgtgcacctcctccccatgtaggacctctgcccttaatgtgttgtactatgtgaattaatggcataactagtactcaaacagtactttatactttgtctttctgtttgggtacaaactgttgaaatctttacttagtttatactaaattgatcttctgtatataaaggtaattgaaaatgaatcttgatgaagaatgggatgaaagagggtgtgggagatgggatggttgtgggtgggagggtggttatggggggaaagccgctataatccaaaagttgtattttggaaatttatatttattaaataaaagttgaaaaaaataaaaataaatgctctaCATCACTAGTAATCAGGAaactacaaatcaaaaccacaaagagccAGCATTTGGTGAAGCCAgcaaagccatcacttgcaatgccatgtgggtgcctgttcatgtcctggctgttccacttcctgtccaactccTTGTTGAtgcttggggaaagcagcagaagataagccATGTGTTTAggaccctaccacccacgtggtagaaaaagctcaagaaaaagctcctggatcctgactttggcctggccctgccctggccattgtgcccaactggggagtgaaccagcagattgaagatctctgtgtgtatgtgtgtgtctccctctttctctaagtcattcaaagtaaataaataaatctttaaaaaaagaactcacaaTAATATATCACCTCACTTCAATTAGAAAGGTTATTATCAAAAAGGAAcataaataacaaatgctggtaaggataaGAGAAAGGGCAATTCTTCTGCAATGTTTGTGGGAATATAAAGTACTGTAGCCTTGATAGAAAACAGAATGGATACTcctccaaaaaatttaaaatagaagtaccatatgatccagcaataccACTGCAAGAAGTATATCCAAAGTAAGTGAAATGCGTATGTATGAGAAACATGTTCATGTAGCATTAGTCACAGTGGACATGATACAAAGTATCCCAAGTATCCAACAACAGATggatgggtaaagaaaatgtgatatgtatacATGCACTGGAATACTATCCAGCCACAAAAACGGATGGAATCCCATCACTTGAAGTAATGTGTAGGCTCCTGGAGGACACTACGTTAGAGAATGAAGTCAGGAAGAGAAAGACAGGCCAGACTGGTCTCAGTCATTTGTGGAATCTGGAGATGAGTTCATAGAAGTCAAGAGTGGAAGAGttgttaccagaggctgggagtgTGGAAGGAAGGAGAGCACGGGATGGGGAGGCTGGCCAACTGGTCACAGGTGCAGCCCAATGGCAAGAATAAGTTCTAGTGTCCTATAGCATAGTAGTATGGCTTTAGTTAACAGTAACTTAATATGTATCTCAAAATGTCTACAGGAGAGAAATTTGATTGTTTTATTACAAGCAAGTGATGGGTATATGACGTGATGGCTATGCTAAATGCCTTGATTTTATTCTTACACAAAGCATACATGTATCAAGACATTATACTAAACCCaagaaatatgtacaattattaagaATCAATTAagaacaaaattttataaaatgaaatcagagggagggggaggtagGAACATTTCAGACAAAGTTGATAGTCCAGGGAATGTTGGGAGaggctctgagagagagagagagagagagagagagagatgaggagtGGGACAGTCCAAGTTCAGAACTCACTATCCCCTTCTCAACCCTAGCATTAGCCTTCTAAGTGTGTCTCCCCTCTTCTTCACAATTCCTACCCTATCGCTTGTACTTCCTTCAGAATTATCTTCCCAAAACCAGACTTGATCGTCTCATTCTAAAGTTTATAATCCCTTAAGTATCTGCCTGGCAAACAAAACCCAAGTCCACCGCGCCCTGGCCCCAGCCTACCCTGACAGACTCATGCATGTCACCCACTTGCTCCCAGCTGCACTTACACTTCAGAACAAGAGGTCGTCCTCAGTGCTTGCATAACTGTCAGCGTACTGCTCCCTCTGGCAAAGACCTTCCCTCTCCATCTGGTGAGCTCCACTCAGCCTCAGATCATCTACCATCTACCAGTGCTTTCCTCATTTTTCCCAGCTGAATATTTCACCCCACGACACTGCCATATACATGTACTGAAATGCAAGTTACTGTGCATAGTAATTTTTACTGTTAGCAGTGACCTTTTCTAGGCTGTGTGTCGCTTGATACTAAGGGTCATCCTTTACAAATTGTCATAGGGTCTGATTTACAACCTGCTTTAATAAAGGATCTGTGCACAACTTGGGAAAGAAAATAGGCATAATAGTAGCATTGGACTTTTCCAAACAGTTCTTAGACACTGAACTCTTATATGCAAATTTTGAATACACATTAAATCAAATTAATGCTTTAATGTTTTGGGGAAAGGGGttccataaaacaaaattatttgcaTAATTTGTGGACTAAGACCAACACTTTGAGCTCTCAGTCATGTATAAAATGTTTCCTAACACAAAACTTTAAGAATAAGTTCTCAATCTTCATACATGTAACTATAatacttgaatttaaaaaaaagggttaTATGCTATTTCCCTAGAATGTCTTACTCTCTAATTCCCAGAGCAGGCCccagaacagcagatggaagagacaaagacagagctacagTGAAAATTCACAGCTCTGTCAGCTTCTCTTCACAGCTTCTCTAACTCTTTGGAAATGGGAATGTCCTTTAAAGAAAATACCACAACAGGGGCCAGCTCAGGTTAAGCGCCCCGTCATCCaccccagtatcccatatgggcccttgtttgtgtcccggctgctccacttccaatccagctccctgataatgcacctggaaaagtagtagaagatgacacaagtgtttgggcccctgtactcaagtgggagacccagaagaagctctgggttcctgacttcggcttggcccagcccagttcaTTGCGGctttttggaaagtgaaccagtggatgactgatctctctttgtctcccctcctctctctgtaactctgcctttcaaataaatacaaaataaatcataaaaaaaaaaaaaaacccacaacaaaaCTGCCACTGCCCAGTGTGGTTCTTGAAAGTTCACTTACAAATGCAACAATTAAACATAAAACAAATACTGTGCATTCACATGGAAATAGTAATAAAAACACATATtcttcaatattttgaatttagtttaaaaaatacctgttgatttctgcaaaaaaaaaaaaagtttaaagtgtAAAGAGTTTTTCCTGTTTGGACTCCCTGTTTAAAATAGAAACACAGCCTCACCTGTCACACTTTGGAAACTCATGACCCTAACCATACTTGCTGAATTTTTCAATATATTGATCACTTTCTAGAATTGTAAGTACTCATctattgtgtttattttctgtgtgtctcttcctcactGTCATGTAAGAATCTGGAAGAGACACAGAGTTCATCTTTATTGAATTGGTTGCCTTGCTTCCTGCTTCTTCTGTTTCCCAAAATTTCAAGCTTAACGAGAAAAGGGTTCAAGGATTTGGTTATCaggtcactatttttttttcttttttgaaatactttttttttttttgaaattgacAAGAAGCCAGCTCTTGCAACACTGAAAAATAGAATCACTATTGAAgcagatgaagagaaaaataatgctGAGTGAGGACGGGTCAACCATCCGCACACCAGCCAGCTGGCGGTGTTCCAGGAGTGTGCCCTCGCTGGGTAAGCCGCCCAAGCGAGCCCGGCTCCTCCACTGGCTGGGTGGCCACGCTCTCTGCTCCGTGCTTTCCCGCACTCGTGGTACAGCCCTGTAAGTCAGGTAAGCCAGAACTGTTAACGGAGTGAAGGCTGGACGTGCTGGAACTCTGCTTTCCTTGCCAAGGGTTAGACTGTAGATTTCGAAAAAGAAGACTTGAAGAGCGTATTGATGATTTTAGCCAGAGAATTACTGAAGTCACAATATTCGGTGTTAATTTATATGTACTATATACAAAATTCTAGCTTACGAAAATGAAATGTGGTATCCTGGATAGCTCTTGAAACATGGAAAGGACAGTAGTGGGAAACCTGGTACAATTCAAACGAAGTCTGGAATTTAGTGAATAGTTCAGTCCCGGTGTTGGCCTCTTGGTTGTACAAGACACTGGAGGACACTAAGATGTTAGCAATAGAAAAAGTGGATGAGGAGTTAATATAGGCCCTGAACTTTCTATGCAAACTTTCTGCAACTCAAACAAtccatacttatttttttaaatggaggaaaAGAATGTGAAGTAGATTGGGAAAAATCTTATAATAATTATTTGGAGTGTAAAATAGGAGCAAtctttcccattttctttgtattttttaaattgttcatttcctcatCACTAATTTAACATCACAATGAAGAATGTTATAGTAAATGTTATCAATACAAATATTGTCTTTGTATAACCTAAAACACATGGATTTCTAATAGCTTTTAAATTCCCTGCTgaataacaaagagaaaaattgattttatcaACAGTTTAATTCAGTAATAACCCATCtgaaataattcaattttttgaTAGACTCTAGTGCTTATTTTTAGgttcttaaaatgaataaaacttctgTTCAAAATGGAGATCAATATGATtcagtttggaaatattttactctgtaatatttgaaaagtaatattgctttaattatttttcttttgttgggaATATCTCCAAATACACTTGCAGGCTTAAAAGTGAATTTTTGGCTGATACGACTTACTTGGCAATtttttgatcttggatttccccacatttctgtttattataCAATAATCAAAAATGACCTTACGAAACACACTCAGCGTAATAAGGCTTTAGTTGAAACATTtaataattaagaaaaacaaaactgaagccAAGCACTAAACTGTAAAATTAAGTAAGGTCAGCGTTCACCCTTGGGAGAGCTGGGAGGGGGTGTCCAGGGGCTTGCGGTGATGGTAATGTCCATCCCTTCAACCACTGCTTctgtagagttacagaaggaaaCTAGTGCTTCTAAAACTAGTGCTTCACTTCCTGGCAGGGAGAACACAGGTGGACACTTCGCAGTCATTAGGGCAACATAAGACTTTGAGTTACTAAAAGTCAGCCCAACAGCCAGAATGGacacaaaaatcaaataagcTGCTCAGATTTAAGCCACATAGAATTTTCTCAATTCCAATAATGAccctactaaataaaaaaatcactgaagtTCAAAGGACTCTTCAGATACATAAGCACGAATTTTGGAGTAgtgctcaaaaaaataaaattcctctcTACCAAGGGATAGTATCTAGAACAACATGCAAGCTGTGAATGTTGACTATGAACATTATGCAACACATATAacctatatataatatttatgcaTACCATAGTCAAGGTTTGTGAAAGGTCTAAGGTAAGTGATGATAATAGCAATAGTGATTATTTCTGGGTCAAGCAAATCAGTACGTTTTTATGCACTTAGAATATTTTGCTGTTTCCTAAATTTTCTACAAATCAcatattatttacttaaaaattttcatCAATATCAGATTTTTGGATGTCATAAAAACACAAACATGTAAAATATGCACATTtaagcaaatttaaaatttttaattgagaaTATTTGAAGAAAGTGTGACTCAGGGAttatttcttactttattttttcttaaatttgctAAAATAAGTCTATATTGTATTTAGAATAATGAAATCAAGGTTCCTTTTTAGAACTACTATTTAGAAGCAGGGGGATACTGGCAGATAAGATTAAAGAAGACGGAGGGCATGTGACCTTATTAGATATTGAAATACAGAGCTGTTTAACATAATTTACTTGACGAAGATAAATAGAACAACTCAATGAAATAAAGTTCTTCAGATAGATCCCATCATATCTGAGGGACTTGATACAATGCAGTAAGTTCTCTAACTCAGAGGCATTaagaattatttaatatatttggttGAGATAGCAGTTTAGAAGGGAAAAATAGatgagaaaggaggaagttaaggACAGTACGAAATGATTCATGAAAGTAAACACAAGAAGGATTTATgaattaaaatcaaacaaaatacgAAGCTTCGAGTCAAAGCAGTAGAATATAGAGTAGACCACTTAAGAAATCACAAGCATATATATGTTTAGTTTTGATGTATTGGAGAAAACCCAAAAAAGGTTGAAAATAATTACTACATATAGAGGCAGAGTCTCTGCACAAGTAAAAACCCCGTGGAAATATTGCACAAAAACTTTGATAAACAGGCCCAGGCATTTGGCGCTGCAGATAAGATGCCCCTCGGAGCATCCCAGCCCGTATCAGTGCCTGGGATCGAGATCCAGCTCCGTTCCCAACTGTAGCTCCCGGCTAAAATCCCTGGGAGTTAGCAGATGCCtcaagcgccggcatccctgccgccacaagggagacccggaccGAAttatggactcctggcttcagtctggcacggCCCGAGgtgccggcatttggggagtgacacacTAAATAGAGGTTCCCTTtgtgtctctacttctgtctctgtctctgtctctctctctgtctctgtctctgtcttctgtctctgtccttctctgtctctctctctctgtctctatctttctttctctttgtctctctatgtctgtctttctctctgtttctgtctatctttctttctctctgtctctctctctgtctctgtctctgtctctttctctctgtctctctctgctctgtctctctctgctctgtctctgtctctttctctctgtctctgggtgtgtgtgtccttatcattcaaataaatggaaacataaaaattttaaaacttcgaTAAAAAATCAGTATGTatgaaccatcggacagaagacctctctctttctctgcctctcctctctctgtgtaactctgactttcaaataaataaataaatctaaaaaaaaaaaaaagaaaaaaaatcagtatgtcTAATTAGAAAGACTTTactcaaaatcattttaaaaattaggatacACAGTTGGGAGgagttataaataaaaattaggggccagccttgtgatgcagaaggttaagccaccacctatgatgacggcatcccatatgggagcatggttcaagtcctgttccCTGCACTCCCCATACagctccctaccacccacatgggagacccagatagagttccaggatcctagcttcagccttgtccagccctggctgttgtggccatttggggagtgaaccagagaatggaagatctctctctctctctttctctctaatctctctctgtcactctggctttcaaataaatgaataaatctttaaaattaaataaacaaaaatgagcagGAAGTAAAGTTAGAATTCATTGAAATAAGAAGAATTTCATTCTTATTAGTAATAtgcaatacattaaaataaattttagaaactgTTTTACAACTGTtaaatgaaccaaaataaattttaacagatAAAATGTTAATAGGAATGTGGAGAACTGGTATACTACACTTTTGACTGCATCTACTTACAATTGATTTTGAGGACACTATGGCAATAAGCAAGCAAGAATGATAAAGGTGCTCACCCTTTTAACTCAGAAATTTCATCTTATGGGATTTAAACTGAATATATAATTCCTCAGAAACAAAGATACACGCACAAAATTTGCGTgtgccaccacagcaaaaaaatgCATGTTAAAAATTGTGTGATAACTTAACAAAACTCTATGAGAATTAcatagaaatatgaaaaatgctTACCAGTGTAAGTACAAAGTAAATCTAGTATATATGTTGTATCATTGTCAATTATGTATAAAACacagagaaatgcaaaatgtaaaaataattcatgtattataataaaaatgtgtatgttaatttgaaaatgtttaaacCTATCTGTTTCTAAACACAAAAATAAGGTAACCAGGTACAAAGAGTGATGGTTTCACCaaataaagaataatttatttttctggatCAGACATACAGTGAAAAAACAAGTGCACAGAGCCCCTGGTGCTCATCTGTGTAACGGAAGTGCACCTGGTCTATCTCTCACTGTGACACACACGTCTCTGCAGAAGTAAAGCTACAGATAAATAAGGACGTGTGTTCTGTGGACCTCACTGCAGAGTCTCCAGAAAACAGTGTAAAATTCCTGTTCTTGACCATGTCTGCCTGTCCTGTTCCACGTGCTCAGAAAATGTTCTTTGAACATAAAAAGAAATCACACAGAGGATCTTTTAGGTGTAAGATCAGTCTGTGCAACCCAAGCACCCCCTTTCCACCTTCCAAATGAATTGGAAATTGGAAAACAGAACTGACTATtttgatggccctggctaactcTGTAGAATTCTGTGGAAGGAACAGAACATCAAGAAAGGCACAAGTCACTGAAGAACTATTACAAGAAGGTTGTAAATGCATGGATCTCCTGGAAAAGCGTGCACTAAGAATAGCTTGAAaatcacatgtgtgtgtgtttgagtgtgtaaAATACTCCTTTTATCAAAGACACAAAAATGAAGCGCACTCCTACAGGGGCTCCCATCCTgatcttttcctgctttcatgATATGAGTGCACCCAGATGGACAATGTCCAACTCCACGGTGACCTAGGTTTCTCTCTGTTCTTGTTCCTTGCAGGGATGGGCTGTGGGTTTGAGGAAGACATGCATCCCTGTTGTCCCCTCTGTGTTTCCTGCACAGCACagataaatatttgctgatgCTCAGATAAACACTAGTGCCAACACGCTGCTCAATGTGGGAGAGAGCATGCAGTgccgccgtgtgtgtgtgtgtgtgtgtagttcaaGCTCTGCTTGAAGCCTGACTGCCTTAGAGAGCGGTGCCACAGGCTGTACTCATGGATTCCCTGAGGCCATGTTCACCACTTGTTCCCCCAAGCCAGGTGCTGTGTGCGTCACCTGTGGACACCATCCCCTCATTCCTAAATGCTTTTGTGCCCCAGACATACCTGTCTCTTCCATACCCTCAATGGCACGCTTCTTCCTGCTGCTCCAACTGGAGTTGCTCTCTCCTGGAGCTGCTGGTGCCAAGATGCCCTAGGAAAGAGAAAAACCCCAGGTTATTGGACACGCAGCACACAGCGCgcagaaggggagaggcagacTGGTGCCTGGGTGGCAACTTGTCCTGGTGAACTCACTTTCAGTCCCGCGGTGACAGCTGGAGCTTCCCCCAGGGTGGCCTTGGGGGCTGCTGCTCCTGACCCAGGGCGCGCAGGCAGCTGCTCCGCCTGGTGGCCCTGCACTGCTGCCCGGAGGCTCAGCAGATCCGCCTGCAGGGCGGCCACCCGGTAGAGAGACACCACCGAGAGGCTGCAGGACAGCAGGGCCAGCAGCAAGGCCACGGCCAGCAGCTTGCCATCtctggagaggcagacagaggggctttcctgctgcaggaggaggggaaCACACTCCTCCACTTTCATTTCTTCTCCCTGCTTGAGGCGAGAGGAAAGGCGGgactgctccctttccgtggagTCATCCATTTCGGTACTTGACCTTGGAAGGTTGGGGCCTGCAGAGACAGTGGCCACGGGGGATGCTGGATCATTTCCTGGTATCTGTGTGTGCCCTGCACTGACTACATCGCAGGACCCGGCTCTGCCCCTCAGGAGAGTTCTCCTCGACTCGCTGCTCGCTGCCCCTCTGCATCTCTGCCACCACCAACCGTGCAGCCGCAGCACTGGCGTTCGCCTTTCCATGGATTGCTCAATCTGCCTTCctcatttcactttcagtttttGCAAGAATTTTAATACCATCTCAAACGCTCCTGCTCAAGGAGATTTAAGGTCCCGTAAGTCTCCCGAAACACTGGGAGTCCAGACGGGCACCCGGTGGGGACAGAGCCTGCAGCACATGCAAGGGCTTTAGCACTTATTCTTCAGTGCTAGGAGAGAACTCGGGTCTACTTGGGGGCCACGTGACTGCATAAGGACCGGAGAGGGAGCCTTAAACGCCCTGCTGGGCAATAAAAGTAATTAATGTGAAGGTCAGATAAGCTAAGTGCATTAGCATTGGCGTCCGCTTAGCCGGAGAGTGGTGTGTTTGCAGTCCTTAAGGAAGGCATGGAAATCCAGCGGGGATTATTCTTGGGATTTACCAGTGCGACAAGAAATGCAAGTGCATTTTGGATTGGATGTCAGGGCGAATGTGTTTTGAGG
This window contains:
- the TNFSF13B gene encoding tumor necrosis factor ligand superfamily member 13B: MDDSTEREQSRLSSRLKQGEEMKVEECVPLLLQQESPSVCLSRDGKLLAVALLLALLSCSLSVVSLYRVAALQADLLSLRAAVQGHQAEQLPARPGSGAAAPKATLGEAPAVTAGLKGILAPAAPGESNSSWSSRKKRAIEGMEETVIQDCLQLIADSDTPIIRKGSYTFVPWLLSFKRGRALEEKENKIVVKETGYFFIYGQVLYTDNTFAMGHLIQRKKVHVFGDELSLVTLFRCIQNMPETLPNNSCYSAGIAKLEEGDELQLAIPRENAQISRDGDGTFFGALKLL